A single Equus asinus isolate D_3611 breed Donkey chromosome 21, EquAss-T2T_v2, whole genome shotgun sequence DNA region contains:
- the H1-8 gene encoding histone H1.8, with the protein MAPGSIASSDTSTSVTSTTSTVGLPRSSGTEKPGTSHSSVRAPRRHPPVLHMVLEALQAGEQRRGTSVAAIKVYILNKYPAMDVIRLKYLLKQALATGMHRGLLARPTNSKARGATGSFKLVPKHKRKIQSKKTSTTTAPRRPDEAKGKGPKKPSEAKEDPPNAGEMKKGPRRPGEVMTASLKPGAAEKKAPKKGSRTKDQESRLGEARKAPSQPDKATRAPPSASGPGRKSKVKGGRSSQADAEAHRRTKAGSQSSKPTVTKGKSATASPARKKVGNKVPKEATAQGAREGPKVRATAPSKGSGSKTMPAPLAGKTEAPKDPRRPCTSTKASTSNVASKKPEPRARGGVERD; encoded by the exons ATGGCTCCCGGGAGCATTGCCTCCAGCGACACCTCGACCTCCGTGACCTCCACGACCTCCACGGTGGGGTTGCCCAGGTCGTCTGGGACTGAAAAGCCAG GCACAAGCCACAGCAGTGTCCGAGCGCCACGCCGCCACCCTCCCGTGCTGCACATGGTGCTGGAGGCGCTGCAGGCAGGGGAGCAGCGCCGGGGCACCTCAGTGGCGGCCATCAAGGTTTATATCCTGAACAAGTACCCTGCCATGGATGTCATACGGCTCAAGTACCTGCTGAAGCAGGCCCTGGCCACAGGCATGCACCGTGGCCTCCTGGCCAGGCCCACCAACTCCAAGGCCAGGGGGGCCACCGGCAGCTTCAAG TTAGTTCCCAAGCACAAAAGGAAAATCCAATCCAAGAAGACATCCACCACGACGGCCCCCAGGAGACCCGATGAGGCCAAGGGGAAGGGCCCCAAGAAACCGAGTGAGGCAAAGGAGGACCCTCCCAATGCAGGTGAGATGAAGAAGGGAcccaggaggccaggagaggtGATGACGGCTTCCCTCAAACCAGGTGCAGCCGAGAAGAAGGCCCCCAAGAAAGGCAGCCGGACCAAGGACCAAGAGTCAAGACTCGGCGAGGCCAGGAAGGCCCCCAGCCAGCCAGACAAGGCCACACGGGCCCCTCCTAGTGCCAGCGGGCCCGGCAGGAAGTCAAAAGTCAAAGGCGGAAGGAGCAGCCAAG CAGATGCTGAGGCCCACAGGAGAACGAAAGCTGGGAGTCAGAGTTCAAAACCCACGGTCACTAAG GGCAAGAGTGCTACTGCTTCCCCAGCCAGAAAGAAGGTGGGGAACAAGGTCCCCAAGGAGGCCACTGCCcagggggccagggaggggccaAAAGTTAGGGCCACCGCTCCTTCTAAGGGCAGTGGGTCCAAGACGATGCCTGCACCACTGGCCGGGAAGACAGAGGCGCCCAAGGACCCGAGAAGGCCTTGCACGTCCACCAAGGCCTCAACGTCCAACGTGGCCAGTAAGAAGCCAGAGCCGAGAGCAAGAGGCGGGGTGGAAAGAGACTGA